One Senegalia massiliensis DNA window includes the following coding sequences:
- the plsX gene encoding phosphate acyltransferase PlsX, with protein MKIAIDAMGGDKGVSMTVKGSVDAVNEFDVKVILVGNSDMIKKELDKYNYDKDKIEIINASEVIENTEKPVKAIRRKKDSSLVKALKLVKEKQADAVVSAGSTGALLAGGLFIVGRIKGIDRPALSPVYPTEKGVSLLIDAGANVDSKPKNLEQFAIMGSIYADKVLSRKNPTVGLVNIGEEQEKGNELTKESYNLLAESNINFYGNIEVRDIPKGYCDVLVCDGFVGNTILKLTEGLASTIFSSLKKEFMKNIKTKLGAFLLKDGLKSFKKQIDYSEYGGALLLGVKGGVIKAHGSSDSKAFKNAIKQAKIFTENNVVEIIENEILKMED; from the coding sequence ATGAAAATAGCAATTGATGCAATGGGTGGCGACAAAGGTGTTAGTATGACTGTTAAGGGAAGTGTAGATGCAGTAAATGAGTTTGATGTTAAAGTTATTCTTGTTGGCAACTCAGATATGATAAAAAAAGAATTAGATAAATATAATTATGATAAAGATAAAATTGAGATCATAAATGCAAGTGAAGTTATAGAGAATACTGAAAAACCTGTAAAGGCCATAAGAAGAAAAAAAGACTCTTCTTTGGTTAAAGCATTAAAATTAGTAAAGGAAAAACAAGCAGATGCAGTTGTTTCTGCAGGTAGTACAGGTGCATTACTTGCTGGAGGATTATTTATTGTTGGAAGAATTAAAGGGATAGATAGACCAGCTTTATCTCCTGTATATCCTACTGAAAAAGGAGTGTCATTACTAATTGATGCAGGAGCAAATGTAGATTCAAAACCAAAAAATTTAGAACAATTTGCTATAATGGGTTCAATTTATGCTGATAAGGTTTTAAGTAGAAAAAATCCTACTGTAGGTCTTGTTAATATTGGTGAAGAGCAAGAAAAAGGTAATGAACTAACAAAAGAAAGCTATAATTTACTTGCTGAAAGCAATATAAATTTTTATGGAAATATTGAAGTAAGGGATATACCAAAAGGCTATTGTGATGTTTTAGTTTGTGATGGTTTTGTTGGGAATACAATACTAAAGTTAACAGAAGGATTAGCTTCTACAATTTTCTCATCTTTAAAAAAAGAGTTTATGAAAAATATTAAAACTAAATTAGGAGCTTTTTTATTAAAGGATGGGCTTAAAAGTTTTAAAAAACAAATAGATTATAGTGAATATGGTGGAGCGTTATTACTAGGTGTTAAAGGTGGAGTAATAAAGGCTCATGGAAGTTCAGATTCTAAAGCTTTTAAAAATGCAATAAAACAAGCTAAAATATTTACTGAAAATAATGTTGTAGAAATTATAGAAAATGAGATATTGAAAATGGAGGATTAA
- the fapR gene encoding transcription factor FapR, with product MKKRKPKKERQKELKEKLIEDPFWTDEELTEVFNVSIQTIRLDRLELGIPELRERVKNVAEKNHTKVRSIGGKEIVGELIDLELGNTGISILETTKDMAFEKTDIVRGHHIFAQAESIAMAVIDAEVALTGVANIKYNEPVKSGSKLIAKAEVVRQRANKYFVHVFIYESQKQVFRGKFILVSME from the coding sequence TTGAAAAAGCGTAAACCAAAAAAGGAGAGGCAAAAAGAATTAAAAGAAAAATTAATTGAAGATCCTTTTTGGACTGATGAAGAGTTAACTGAAGTTTTTAATGTAAGCATTCAAACCATAAGACTTGATAGATTGGAACTTGGGATTCCAGAGCTTAGGGAAAGAGTAAAGAATGTAGCTGAAAAAAATCATACAAAAGTTAGATCTATTGGAGGTAAAGAAATAGTAGGTGAACTTATTGATTTAGAGCTTGGTAATACTGGAATATCAATTCTTGAAACAACTAAAGACATGGCTTTTGAAAAAACTGATATTGTAAGAGGACATCATATATTTGCTCAAGCAGAGTCTATAGCAATGGCTGTAATAGATGCAGAAGTAGCTCTTACAGGTGTAGCAAATATTAAATACAATGAACCAGTAAAATCTGGTAGTAAATTAATTGCCAAAGCTGAGGTAGTAAGACAAAGGGCAAATAAATATTTTGTTCATGTATTTATATATGAATCTCAAAAGCAGGTTTTTAGAGGAAAATTTATTTTAGTATCTATGGAATAG
- the rpmF gene encoding 50S ribosomal protein L32 codes for MAVPKRKTSKSKRDMRRASNSKATRPNLMECPQCHEPKLPHRVCSACGYYKNKEVKEVN; via the coding sequence ATGGCAGTACCAAAGCGTAAAACATCAAAATCAAAAAGAGATATGAGAAGAGCATCAAATTCTAAGGCTACAAGACCTAATTTGATGGAATGTCCTCAATGCCATGAGCCAAAATTACCACATAGAGTATGCTCTGCTTGTGGATATTACAAAAATAAAGAGGTTAAAGAAGTAAATTAA
- a CDS encoding YceD family protein codes for MKVNLSNLINGSDYQIELDDIFEINEIKTEGNDIKFNRPVEVNGGIFNTDDGIYLQAKVSFEYTTSCARCLKNITKNEVAMLDYKIVYENDQEGSSEDELILEKGNILNLKEPIISSILLSLPMKTICDDKCKGICPHCGKDLNKGDCNCEDDNIDPRLAKLKRLMDK; via the coding sequence ATGAAAGTTAACCTATCTAATCTTATAAACGGAAGCGATTATCAGATTGAATTAGATGATATATTTGAAATTAATGAGATTAAGACTGAGGGTAACGATATTAAATTTAATAGACCTGTAGAAGTTAATGGAGGAATATTCAATACAGATGACGGTATATATCTACAGGCTAAGGTTTCTTTTGAATATACAACTAGCTGTGCTAGATGCTTAAAAAATATTACTAAAAATGAAGTTGCTATGCTTGATTATAAAATAGTATATGAGAATGATCAAGAAGGTTCATCAGAAGATGAATTGATTTTAGAAAAAGGTAATATATTAAATTTAAAGGAACCTATTATATCTTCTATATTGCTATCTTTACCTATGAAAACTATTTGTGATGATAAATGCAAAGGTATATGTCCTCATTGTGGAAAGGACTTAAATAAGGGTGATTGTAATTGTGAAGATGACAATATTGATCCTCGGTTGGCTAAACTGAAAAGATTAATGGATAAATAA